From a single Drosophila sulfurigaster albostrigata strain 15112-1811.04 chromosome 3, ASM2355843v2, whole genome shotgun sequence genomic region:
- the LOC133844336 gene encoding potassium/sodium hyperpolarization-activated cyclic nucleotide-gated channel 2 isoform X9 encodes MARAKVHFDDVSLYGTPKEEPMPNIPIVSEKVSANFLKSQLQSWFQPTDNRLAMKLFGSRKALVKERIRQKTSGHWVIHPCSSFRFYWDLCMLLLLVANLIILPVAISFFNDDLSTRWIAFNCLSDTIFLIDIVVNFRTGIMQQDNAEQVILDPKLIAKHYLRTWFFLDLISSIPLDYIFLIFNQIMKLQDFSDSFQILHAGRALRILRLAKLLSLVRLLRLSRLVRYVSQWEEVYILQNLQKKSADRRGRMHRKDKDGLTKSNLILKFLNMASVFMRIFNLICMMLLIGHWSGCLQFLVPMLQGFPSNSWVSINELQESYWLEQYSWALFKAMSHMLCIGYGRFPPQSLTDMWLTMLSMISGATCYALFLGHATNLIQSLDSSRRQYREKVKQVEEYMAYRKLPRDMRQRITEYFEHRYQGKFFDEELILGELSEKLREDVINYNCRSLVASVPFFANADSNFVSDVVTKLKYEVFQPGDIIIKEGTIGTKMYFIQEGVVDIVMANGEVATSLSDGSYFGEICLLTNARRVASVRAETYCNLFSLSVDHFNCVLDQYPLMRKTMETVAAERLNKIGKNPNIMQQKDEQLSNPESNTITAVVNALAAEADDCKDDDMDLKENLLHGSESSIAEPVQTIREGLPRPRSGEFRALFEGNTP; translated from the exons ATGGCAAGAGCAAAG GTACACTTTGATGATGTGTCGTTGTACGGCACTCCGAAAGAGGAGCCAATGCCCAACATACCGATAGTCTCGGAAAAAGTCTCGGCGAATTTCCTAAAAAGTCAATTGCAATCATGGTTCCAGCCGACGGACAATCGTCTGGCCATGAAATTATTTGGCAGCCGCAAGGCTTTGGTCAAAGAGCGCATACGTCAGAAAACTTCCGGACATTGGGTCATACACCCGTGCAGTTCATTCAG GTTTTACTGGGACCTTTGCatgcttttattattagtaGCAAATCTTATTATCCTGCCAGTCGCAATATCATTCTTCAACGATGATCTGAGCACACGATGGATTGCCTTCAACTGCCTAAGTGatactatttttttaatagataTTGTAGTCAATTTTAGAACAG GAATTATGCAACAAGACAACGCTGAACAAGTAATATTGGATCCAAAGCTTATAGCTAAACACTATTTAAGAACCTGGTTTTTTCTCGATTTGATTTCGTCGATACCATtagattatatatttttaattttcaatcaa ATTATGAAATTGCAGGATTTCTCTGATTCTTTCCAAATCTTGCATGCCGGACGCGCTTTGCGCATCCTGCGTCTAGCTAAATTACTTTCCTTAGTTCGCCTGCTGCGTCTGTCTCGCCTTGTGCGCTACGTATCGCAATGGGAGGAGGTCTAT ATTCTGCAGAATCTACAGAAAAAAAGTGCTGATCGCAGAGGGAGAATGCACAGAAAAGACAAAGATGGCTTGACAAAAAGCAACCTAATTCTCAAG TTCCTCAATATGGCCTCGGTATTCATGAGGAtcttcaatttgatttgtatGATGCTCTTGATCGGACACTGGAGCGGTTGTCTGCAGTTCTTAGTGCCAATGTTACAGGGTTTTCCATCAAATTCCTGGGTATCCATCAATGAGTTACAG GAATCGTATTGGCTGGAGCAGTATTCATGGGCATTGTTCAAGGCCATGTCGCATATGCTGTGCATAGGTTATGGCAG aTTTCCACCACAGTCACTAACGGACATGTGGCTGACGATGCTATCGATGATATCGGGCGCCACATGTTATGCATTGTTCCTTGGTCATGCGACCAATCTAATACAGAGCTTGGACTCCAGCAGGCGGCAGTATCGCGAGAAGGTCAAACAAGTGGAGGAGTATATGGCGTATCGCAAGTTGCCGCGCGATATGCGGCAACGCATTACGGAATATTTCGAACATCGGTACCAGGGTAAATTCTTCGATGAAGAGTTGATACTTGGCGAGTTGAGCGAGAAATTGCGCGAGGATGTCATCAACTACAATTGCAG GTCCCTCGTGGCGTCAGTGCCTTTTTTTGCTAATGCCGATTCGAATTTCGTTTCCGACGTAGTTACCAAACTGAAATACGAAGTTTTCCAACCAG GTGATATTATCATAAAGGAGGGCACGATCGGTACTAAGATGTACTTCATTCAAGAGGGCGTTGTGGACATTGTTATGGCCAACGGCGAG gttgcCACCTCACTATCGGATGGATCTTACTTCGGTGAGATCTGTTTGCTGACCAATGCGCGTCGTGTGGCCAGCGTGCGAGCCGAAACCTATTGCAATCTATTCTCATTGAGCGTGGATCATTTCAATTGCGTTCTGGACCAATATCCGCTGATGCGCAAGACCATGGAAACTGTGGCTGCCGAGCGACTCAATAAGATCGGCAAAAATCCAAATataatgcaacaaaaagatgAGCAACTAAGCAATCCAGAATCAAACACAATTACGGCGGTGGTCAATGCATTGGCCGCCGAAGCCGATGACTGCAAAGATGA TGACATGGATCTCAAGGAGAATTTACTGCATGGGTCAGAGTCGAGCATTGCTGAGCCGGTGCAAACGATACGCGAGGGTCTGCCCAGACCCAGAAGCGGCGAGTTTCGCGCTCTATTCGAGGGCAATACTCCATGA
- the LOC133844336 gene encoding uncharacterized protein LOC133844336 isoform X7, producing the protein MHVKHTQRRVSGPGAFGTFTNDQRASRDNLYPDDQQQQHHQQQQQQQQHQQQRHSHSHQHLVRQSLVSLSYAQAGSSSNSATAGAGSIPIHSHSQSHSSSVRNSPSPSPAADQHSCSSGSVGVALATRSRRSEQTARDNDNDDDDADADDALGVYGGIGSGGDGDSVSLLRGAAGLGQLGFDEARAQRQRSNSRLSSGISKQNSCDSRSGLRIIDHSHSHSHSHSYSHSPVSCGTQSVSSTGGQSALYDACHEYTRSLSAAPATSDIATATAAAAAAAVGGSNLGGGTATASGLLKSHYSEQQLSEPHFTNLNLNLNSDYDTGSDKQQLVNQTYIFKCIANSPSFLRTNKIKEQSKKLRNLSLKTRTAKKKGQIISKSNAVSDNSLHPGDKYLNLYLVEKKHSLQPQVVSTTNPVPASISAPGCSTSSSSSAAAAAAASRQQQLPALSAVAARQQQLLLNGSLKSKTKTFPAYRASVRSESDDKEYRGSGGSNTIPTTGKSPPVPHSLAAKISGKNCNNLLHNAGNKLSVSSNSCHKLHAHSHQGQGQAHTAYTQHLASSPKSSVSSNGHLNKYCLTDITRRKAEFNRQLSAPTDYTHHSSSNGSQQGSEAANEAVGESTITVASAGVLGQGHGQGHAHAHVHALSAGQASTAPATLKSLQLHNFGVHHQPARPTSTSCTNSFNRRHIRRHKSKLSERLLNGDSEESVRCSYCSVLNVNENDLRISFENTCTDSLVTAFDDEALLICDQGTEMARAKVHFDDVSLYGTPKEEPMPNIPIVSEKVSANFLKSQLQSWFQPTDNRLAMKLFGSRKALVKERIRQKTSGHWVIHPCSSFRFYWDLCMLLLLVANLIILPVAISFFNDDLSTRWIAFNCLSDTIFLIDIVVNFRTGIMQQDNAEQVILDPKLIAKHYLRTWFFLDLISSIPLDYIFLIFNQDFSDSFQILHAGRALRILRLAKLLSLVRLLRLSRLVRYVSQWEEVYFLNMASVFMRIFNLICMMLLIGHWSGCLQFLVPMLQGFPSNSWVSINELQESYWLEQYSWALFKAMSHMLCIGYGRFPPQSLTDMWLTMLSMISGATCYALFLGHATNLIQSLDSSRRQYREKVKQVEEYMAYRKLPRDMRQRITEYFEHRYQGKFFDEELILGELSEKLREDVINYNCRSLVASVPFFANADSNFVSDVVTKLKYEVFQPGDIIIKEGTIGTKMYFIQEGVVDIVMANGEVATSLSDGSYFGEICLLTNARRVASVRAETYCNLFSLSVDHFNCVLDQYPLMRKTMETVAAERLNKIGKNPNIMQQKDEQLSNPESNTITAVVNALAAEADDCKDDDMDLKENLLHGSESSIAEPVQTIREGLPRPRSGEFRALFEGNTP; encoded by the exons atgcacgttaaacacacacagcgcCGAGTCAGCGGTCCTGGAGCATTTGGAACATTTACCAACGACCAACG CGCTAGCCGAGACAACTTGTACCCCGacgatcagcagcagcagcatcaccagcagcagcagcagcagcagcaacatcagcagcagcgtcacTCGCATTCACATCAGCATCTGGTGCGGCAGTCTCTGGTCAGCCTCAGCTACGCACAggcgggcagcagcagcaactccgCGACAGCTGGAGCCGGGTCGATTCCCATCCACTCGCACTCGCAGTCGCATTCGTCATCGGTGCGCAACAGTCCGAGTCCCAGTCCAGCGGCTGATCAGCAtagctgcagcagcggcagcgttgGAGTCGCACTTGCCACACGAAGTCGCCGCAGCGAGCAAACAGCTcgtgacaacgacaacgacgacgacgacgcggaCGCCGACGACGCTCTTGGTGTCTACGGTGGCATCGGCAGCggcggcgacggcgacagTGTCTCGCTGCTGAGGGGCGCCGCTGGCTTGGGCCAGCTGGGCTTTGATGAGGCACGAGCGCAGCGGCAACGCAGCAACAGTCGGCTATCCAGCGGCATCTCAAAGCAAAACTCCTGCGACAGTCGCAGCGGACTGCGTATCATCgatcacagtcacagtcacagccacagccacagctacaGTCACAGTCCGGTCAGCTGTGGTACACAGAGTGTGAGCAGCACTGGCGGCCAATCGGCTCTGTACGATGCCTGTCACGAATACACACGCAGCTTGAGTGCAGCCCCAGCCACATCTGacattgcaacagcaacagcagcagcagcggcagcggcagttGGCGGCAGTAATCTTGGTGGTGGCACAGCGACAGCGAGTGGACTGCTTAAGAGCCATTACAGTGAACAACAGCTATCGGAGCCGCATTTTACcaatctcaatctcaatctgAACAGCGACTACGATACGGGCAGCGACAAACAGCAGCTGGTGAATCAAACGTACATCTTCAAGTGCATTGCGAATAGTCCATCGTTTCTGCGCACCAACAAGATCAAGGAGCAGTCGAAGAAGCTGCGCAATCTATCGCTCAAGACACGCACCGCCAAAAAGAAGGGACAAATCATTTCCAAATCGAACGCGGTGTCGGATAACTCGTTGCATCCGGGTGATAAGTATCTGAATCTGTATCTCGTTGAGAAGAAGCATTCACTGCAACCGCAAGTGGTCAGCACAACGAATCCAGTGCCGGCATCAATCTCCGCACCCGGTTGCTCCACTTCCTCCTCATCctcggcagcggcagcagcagcggcgtcacgacaacaacagttgcCGGCGCTATCGGCGGTTGCGgcgcgacagcagcagctgctgctcaacGGTTCGCTGAAGAGCAAGACGAAGACATTTCCGGCATATCGGGCGTCCGTGCGCAGCGAGAGCGACGACAAGGAGTATCGCGGCAGCGGTGGTAGCAACACCATACCAACGACGGGCAAAAGTCCGCCGGTGCCGCATTCGCTGGCGGCCAAGATCAGCGGCAAGAACTGCAACAATCTGCTGCACAACGCCGGCAACAAGCTAAGCGTGAGCAGTAATTCATGCCACAAGCTACATGCCCACAGTCATCAGGGCCAGGGACAGGCACAcacggcgtatacgcaacatcTGGCCTCGTCACCCAAGAGTTCGGTCTCCAGCAACGGGCATCTAAACAAATACTGCCTGACGGACATCACACGCCGCAAGGCGGAGTTTAATCGCCAGCTGAGCGCCCCCACGGATTACACGCATCATTCGTCCAGCAACGGTTCGCAGCAGGGCTCTGAGGCGGCCAATGAGGCAGTTGGCGAGTCAACGATCACAGTAGCCAGCGCTGGAGTGTTGGGCCAAGGACACGGCCAGggacacgcacacgcacatgTGCATGCGCTCAGTGCTGGACAGGCATCGACAGCGCCGGCAACATTGAAATCGCTGCAACTGCACAACTTTGGTGTACATCATCAGCCAGCACGGCCCACGTCCACATCGTGCACCAATAGCTTCAATCGACGTCACATACGACGGCACAAGAGCAAGCTCAGCGAGCG ttTGCTAAACGGCGATAGCGAGGAATCAGTACGCTGCTCGTATTGCTCCGTATTGAATGTGAATGAGAACGACTTgcgaatttcatttgaaaacaCCTGCACCGACTCGCTGGTCACCGCTTTCGATGATGAGGCACTGCTAATATGCGACCAAGGAACCGAAATGGCAAGAGCAAAG GTACACTTTGATGATGTGTCGTTGTACGGCACTCCGAAAGAGGAGCCAATGCCCAACATACCGATAGTCTCGGAAAAAGTCTCGGCGAATTTCCTAAAAAGTCAATTGCAATCATGGTTCCAGCCGACGGACAATCGTCTGGCCATGAAATTATTTGGCAGCCGCAAGGCTTTGGTCAAAGAGCGCATACGTCAGAAAACTTCCGGACATTGGGTCATACACCCGTGCAGTTCATTCAG GTTTTACTGGGACCTTTGCatgcttttattattagtaGCAAATCTTATTATCCTGCCAGTCGCAATATCATTCTTCAACGATGATCTGAGCACACGATGGATTGCCTTCAACTGCCTAAGTGatactatttttttaatagataTTGTAGTCAATTTTAGAACAG GAATTATGCAACAAGACAACGCTGAACAAGTAATATTGGATCCAAAGCTTATAGCTAAACACTATTTAAGAACCTGGTTTTTTCTCGATTTGATTTCGTCGATACCATtagattatatatttttaattttcaatcaa GATTTCTCTGATTCTTTCCAAATCTTGCATGCCGGACGCGCTTTGCGCATCCTGCGTCTAGCTAAATTACTTTCCTTAGTTCGCCTGCTGCGTCTGTCTCGCCTTGTGCGCTACGTATCGCAATGGGAGGAGGTCTAT TTCCTCAATATGGCCTCGGTATTCATGAGGAtcttcaatttgatttgtatGATGCTCTTGATCGGACACTGGAGCGGTTGTCTGCAGTTCTTAGTGCCAATGTTACAGGGTTTTCCATCAAATTCCTGGGTATCCATCAATGAGTTACAG GAATCGTATTGGCTGGAGCAGTATTCATGGGCATTGTTCAAGGCCATGTCGCATATGCTGTGCATAGGTTATGGCAG aTTTCCACCACAGTCACTAACGGACATGTGGCTGACGATGCTATCGATGATATCGGGCGCCACATGTTATGCATTGTTCCTTGGTCATGCGACCAATCTAATACAGAGCTTGGACTCCAGCAGGCGGCAGTATCGCGAGAAGGTCAAACAAGTGGAGGAGTATATGGCGTATCGCAAGTTGCCGCGCGATATGCGGCAACGCATTACGGAATATTTCGAACATCGGTACCAGGGTAAATTCTTCGATGAAGAGTTGATACTTGGCGAGTTGAGCGAGAAATTGCGCGAGGATGTCATCAACTACAATTGCAG GTCCCTCGTGGCGTCAGTGCCTTTTTTTGCTAATGCCGATTCGAATTTCGTTTCCGACGTAGTTACCAAACTGAAATACGAAGTTTTCCAACCAG GTGATATTATCATAAAGGAGGGCACGATCGGTACTAAGATGTACTTCATTCAAGAGGGCGTTGTGGACATTGTTATGGCCAACGGCGAG gttgcCACCTCACTATCGGATGGATCTTACTTCGGTGAGATCTGTTTGCTGACCAATGCGCGTCGTGTGGCCAGCGTGCGAGCCGAAACCTATTGCAATCTATTCTCATTGAGCGTGGATCATTTCAATTGCGTTCTGGACCAATATCCGCTGATGCGCAAGACCATGGAAACTGTGGCTGCCGAGCGACTCAATAAGATCGGCAAAAATCCAAATataatgcaacaaaaagatgAGCAACTAAGCAATCCAGAATCAAACACAATTACGGCGGTGGTCAATGCATTGGCCGCCGAAGCCGATGACTGCAAAGATGA TGACATGGATCTCAAGGAGAATTTACTGCATGGGTCAGAGTCGAGCATTGCTGAGCCGGTGCAAACGATACGCGAGGGTCTGCCCAGACCCAGAAGCGGCGAGTTTCGCGCTCTATTCGAGGGCAATACTCCATGA
- the LOC133844336 gene encoding uncharacterized protein LOC133844336 isoform X2 — protein sequence MHVKHTQRRVSGPGAFGTFTNDQRASRDNLYPDDQQQQHHQQQQQQQQHQQQRHSHSHQHLVRQSLVSLSYAQAGSSSNSATAGAGSIPIHSHSQSHSSSVRNSPSPSPAADQHSCSSGSVGVALATRSRRSEQTARDNDNDDDDADADDALGVYGGIGSGGDGDSVSLLRGAAGLGQLGFDEARAQRQRSNSRLSSGISKQNSCDSRSGLRIIDHSHSHSHSHSYSHSPVSCGTQSVSSTGGQSALYDACHEYTRSLSAAPATSDIATATAAAAAAAVGGSNLGGGTATASGLLKSHYSEQQLSEPHFTNLNLNLNSDYDTGSDKQQLVNQTYIFKCIANSPSFLRTNKIKEQSKKLRNLSLKTRTAKKKGQIISKSNAVSDNSLHPGDKYLNLYLVEKKHSLQPQVVSTTNPVPASISAPGCSTSSSSSAAAAAAASRQQQLPALSAVAARQQQLLLNGSLKSKTKTFPAYRASVRSESDDKEYRGSGGSNTIPTTGKSPPVPHSLAAKISGKNCNNLLHNAGNKLSVSSNSCHKLHAHSHQGQGQAHTAYTQHLASSPKSSVSSNGHLNKYCLTDITRRKAEFNRQLSAPTDYTHHSSSNGSQQGSEAANEAVGESTITVASAGVLGQGHGQGHAHAHVHALSAGQASTAPATLKSLQLHNFGVHHQPARPTSTSCTNSFNRRHIRRHKSKLSERLLNGDSEESVRCSYCSVLNVNENDLRISFENTCTDSLVTAFDDEALLICDQGTEMVHFDDVSLYGTPKEEPMPNIPIVSEKVSANFLKSQLQSWFQPTDNRLAMKLFGSRKALVKERIRQKTSGHWVIHPCSSFRFYWDLCMLLLLVANLIILPVAISFFNDDLSTRWIAFNCLSDTIFLIDIVVNFRTGIMQQDNAEQVILDPKLIAKHYLRTWFFLDLISSIPLDYIFLIFNQIMKLQDFSDSFQILHAGRALRILRLAKLLSLVRLLRLSRLVRYVSQWEEVYILQNLQKKSADRRGRMHRKDKDGLTKSNLILKFLNMASVFMRIFNLICMMLLIGHWSGCLQFLVPMLQGFPSNSWVSINELQESYWLEQYSWALFKAMSHMLCIGYGRFPPQSLTDMWLTMLSMISGATCYALFLGHATNLIQSLDSSRRQYREKVKQVEEYMAYRKLPRDMRQRITEYFEHRYQGKFFDEELILGELSEKLREDVINYNCRSLVASVPFFANADSNFVSDVVTKLKYEVFQPGDIIIKEGTIGTKMYFIQEGVVDIVMANGEVATSLSDGSYFGEICLLTNARRVASVRAETYCNLFSLSVDHFNCVLDQYPLMRKTMETVAAERLNKIGKNPNIMQQKDEQLSNPESNTITAVVNALAAEADDCKDDDMDLKENLLHGSESSIAEPVQTIREGLPRPRSGEFRALFEGNTP from the exons atgcacgttaaacacacacagcgcCGAGTCAGCGGTCCTGGAGCATTTGGAACATTTACCAACGACCAACG CGCTAGCCGAGACAACTTGTACCCCGacgatcagcagcagcagcatcaccagcagcagcagcagcagcagcaacatcagcagcagcgtcacTCGCATTCACATCAGCATCTGGTGCGGCAGTCTCTGGTCAGCCTCAGCTACGCACAggcgggcagcagcagcaactccgCGACAGCTGGAGCCGGGTCGATTCCCATCCACTCGCACTCGCAGTCGCATTCGTCATCGGTGCGCAACAGTCCGAGTCCCAGTCCAGCGGCTGATCAGCAtagctgcagcagcggcagcgttgGAGTCGCACTTGCCACACGAAGTCGCCGCAGCGAGCAAACAGCTcgtgacaacgacaacgacgacgacgacgcggaCGCCGACGACGCTCTTGGTGTCTACGGTGGCATCGGCAGCggcggcgacggcgacagTGTCTCGCTGCTGAGGGGCGCCGCTGGCTTGGGCCAGCTGGGCTTTGATGAGGCACGAGCGCAGCGGCAACGCAGCAACAGTCGGCTATCCAGCGGCATCTCAAAGCAAAACTCCTGCGACAGTCGCAGCGGACTGCGTATCATCgatcacagtcacagtcacagccacagccacagctacaGTCACAGTCCGGTCAGCTGTGGTACACAGAGTGTGAGCAGCACTGGCGGCCAATCGGCTCTGTACGATGCCTGTCACGAATACACACGCAGCTTGAGTGCAGCCCCAGCCACATCTGacattgcaacagcaacagcagcagcagcggcagcggcagttGGCGGCAGTAATCTTGGTGGTGGCACAGCGACAGCGAGTGGACTGCTTAAGAGCCATTACAGTGAACAACAGCTATCGGAGCCGCATTTTACcaatctcaatctcaatctgAACAGCGACTACGATACGGGCAGCGACAAACAGCAGCTGGTGAATCAAACGTACATCTTCAAGTGCATTGCGAATAGTCCATCGTTTCTGCGCACCAACAAGATCAAGGAGCAGTCGAAGAAGCTGCGCAATCTATCGCTCAAGACACGCACCGCCAAAAAGAAGGGACAAATCATTTCCAAATCGAACGCGGTGTCGGATAACTCGTTGCATCCGGGTGATAAGTATCTGAATCTGTATCTCGTTGAGAAGAAGCATTCACTGCAACCGCAAGTGGTCAGCACAACGAATCCAGTGCCGGCATCAATCTCCGCACCCGGTTGCTCCACTTCCTCCTCATCctcggcagcggcagcagcagcggcgtcacgacaacaacagttgcCGGCGCTATCGGCGGTTGCGgcgcgacagcagcagctgctgctcaacGGTTCGCTGAAGAGCAAGACGAAGACATTTCCGGCATATCGGGCGTCCGTGCGCAGCGAGAGCGACGACAAGGAGTATCGCGGCAGCGGTGGTAGCAACACCATACCAACGACGGGCAAAAGTCCGCCGGTGCCGCATTCGCTGGCGGCCAAGATCAGCGGCAAGAACTGCAACAATCTGCTGCACAACGCCGGCAACAAGCTAAGCGTGAGCAGTAATTCATGCCACAAGCTACATGCCCACAGTCATCAGGGCCAGGGACAGGCACAcacggcgtatacgcaacatcTGGCCTCGTCACCCAAGAGTTCGGTCTCCAGCAACGGGCATCTAAACAAATACTGCCTGACGGACATCACACGCCGCAAGGCGGAGTTTAATCGCCAGCTGAGCGCCCCCACGGATTACACGCATCATTCGTCCAGCAACGGTTCGCAGCAGGGCTCTGAGGCGGCCAATGAGGCAGTTGGCGAGTCAACGATCACAGTAGCCAGCGCTGGAGTGTTGGGCCAAGGACACGGCCAGggacacgcacacgcacatgTGCATGCGCTCAGTGCTGGACAGGCATCGACAGCGCCGGCAACATTGAAATCGCTGCAACTGCACAACTTTGGTGTACATCATCAGCCAGCACGGCCCACGTCCACATCGTGCACCAATAGCTTCAATCGACGTCACATACGACGGCACAAGAGCAAGCTCAGCGAGCG ttTGCTAAACGGCGATAGCGAGGAATCAGTACGCTGCTCGTATTGCTCCGTATTGAATGTGAATGAGAACGACTTgcgaatttcatttgaaaacaCCTGCACCGACTCGCTGGTCACCGCTTTCGATGATGAGGCACTGCTAATATGCGACCAAGGAACCGAAATG GTACACTTTGATGATGTGTCGTTGTACGGCACTCCGAAAGAGGAGCCAATGCCCAACATACCGATAGTCTCGGAAAAAGTCTCGGCGAATTTCCTAAAAAGTCAATTGCAATCATGGTTCCAGCCGACGGACAATCGTCTGGCCATGAAATTATTTGGCAGCCGCAAGGCTTTGGTCAAAGAGCGCATACGTCAGAAAACTTCCGGACATTGGGTCATACACCCGTGCAGTTCATTCAG GTTTTACTGGGACCTTTGCatgcttttattattagtaGCAAATCTTATTATCCTGCCAGTCGCAATATCATTCTTCAACGATGATCTGAGCACACGATGGATTGCCTTCAACTGCCTAAGTGatactatttttttaatagataTTGTAGTCAATTTTAGAACAG GAATTATGCAACAAGACAACGCTGAACAAGTAATATTGGATCCAAAGCTTATAGCTAAACACTATTTAAGAACCTGGTTTTTTCTCGATTTGATTTCGTCGATACCATtagattatatatttttaattttcaatcaa ATTATGAAATTGCAGGATTTCTCTGATTCTTTCCAAATCTTGCATGCCGGACGCGCTTTGCGCATCCTGCGTCTAGCTAAATTACTTTCCTTAGTTCGCCTGCTGCGTCTGTCTCGCCTTGTGCGCTACGTATCGCAATGGGAGGAGGTCTAT ATTCTGCAGAATCTACAGAAAAAAAGTGCTGATCGCAGAGGGAGAATGCACAGAAAAGACAAAGATGGCTTGACAAAAAGCAACCTAATTCTCAAG TTCCTCAATATGGCCTCGGTATTCATGAGGAtcttcaatttgatttgtatGATGCTCTTGATCGGACACTGGAGCGGTTGTCTGCAGTTCTTAGTGCCAATGTTACAGGGTTTTCCATCAAATTCCTGGGTATCCATCAATGAGTTACAG GAATCGTATTGGCTGGAGCAGTATTCATGGGCATTGTTCAAGGCCATGTCGCATATGCTGTGCATAGGTTATGGCAG aTTTCCACCACAGTCACTAACGGACATGTGGCTGACGATGCTATCGATGATATCGGGCGCCACATGTTATGCATTGTTCCTTGGTCATGCGACCAATCTAATACAGAGCTTGGACTCCAGCAGGCGGCAGTATCGCGAGAAGGTCAAACAAGTGGAGGAGTATATGGCGTATCGCAAGTTGCCGCGCGATATGCGGCAACGCATTACGGAATATTTCGAACATCGGTACCAGGGTAAATTCTTCGATGAAGAGTTGATACTTGGCGAGTTGAGCGAGAAATTGCGCGAGGATGTCATCAACTACAATTGCAG GTCCCTCGTGGCGTCAGTGCCTTTTTTTGCTAATGCCGATTCGAATTTCGTTTCCGACGTAGTTACCAAACTGAAATACGAAGTTTTCCAACCAG GTGATATTATCATAAAGGAGGGCACGATCGGTACTAAGATGTACTTCATTCAAGAGGGCGTTGTGGACATTGTTATGGCCAACGGCGAG gttgcCACCTCACTATCGGATGGATCTTACTTCGGTGAGATCTGTTTGCTGACCAATGCGCGTCGTGTGGCCAGCGTGCGAGCCGAAACCTATTGCAATCTATTCTCATTGAGCGTGGATCATTTCAATTGCGTTCTGGACCAATATCCGCTGATGCGCAAGACCATGGAAACTGTGGCTGCCGAGCGACTCAATAAGATCGGCAAAAATCCAAATataatgcaacaaaaagatgAGCAACTAAGCAATCCAGAATCAAACACAATTACGGCGGTGGTCAATGCATTGGCCGCCGAAGCCGATGACTGCAAAGATGA TGACATGGATCTCAAGGAGAATTTACTGCATGGGTCAGAGTCGAGCATTGCTGAGCCGGTGCAAACGATACGCGAGGGTCTGCCCAGACCCAGAAGCGGCGAGTTTCGCGCTCTATTCGAGGGCAATACTCCATGA